The Neurospora crassa OR74A linkage group I, whole genome shotgun sequence genome segment AAAATAACATGCACACTCATTTCCAGAACCGTCTCACCCAATGCTGTGAGTTCTGGTCGCCCATATTCCCAACCAGTCCCCGCCTCCGCATGCCTGCCAAACAGAAACCGAGAAGGAAGTCAAAAGCTCCCAGCAAACCCAAATGCTTTTGTGTATAACCGTATTCCAGGTTTTAAAAAGCGCCAGCAATAAACCCTGAAACCGCTGGACAGGGACTGACCAATGCATCTTGTTCTGCCAGAAGCATGGCCCTCCACAACCTCCACCCTGCCCCTTCCCCGACGGCTTCACAGAGAAAACACGATATTCATCCTCGTCATTCAATCATTGAATTCGTATTCTGCATAAATCTGCCAGGCGACTCAATTGCTGCCCGGACCAAGCCCCCCCCCAATGGTCTACCGCCTGAATTGGCAGCTGCTGTTGCTCTTAGCCATACGCACAGGTGCAGCAttagaagcagcagcaagccagTACCGTTAACCTTGCAGAGATGGGGGTGAAAGGTCCGTGGGTACAGCCGCAGTTCCGCCGTCGGTGTGCTCACAGGTGTTGTGCGAGACTGCGGTGCCGGTGGTAGTCAGGCGTCGACTCTGCGTGACACCGCCGGTCTTTCGAGAGCCTCTTAAAGGCTTCTCAGATAAGTCATCCAAGCCTGGTCCGGATGGTGTCAACATGGTCTGACTGCGAGGAGGCTTCTCTTGCAGACGGAACGTATTGTGCTCATCACCATCGGCGCGGCTTCCCCATGAAGTCTGTGAGGCGTCTTCAGTTAGTTTTGTCTATCGCTAATGCATGCCGACATTTCGGAATGACTTACATGTTTAAGTGTAAAAAGAGCGTATAATTTGATGAGTCCATGGAAATATCCAAAGAGAATCGAAACAGGCAAATAGATAAGGTCTCGTGGGTTCTTGCGGAAGAGTCCAACCAGCTTGACGACCTTGGTGAAGCCAAACATGAACACAATCTCAGCCGCCAAAAGAGTGTACCGGTCGTTGGCATGCCAGCCCTCGGTGGCCCACCAGCATGAACAGAGCAGGAGCGGGTCGACAACAAAGGCCAAGGACGTAAAAGTTGCGATGTGGAGAGCGTAAGTGCACCATGGTTGTTGACTGTTTATTGAAGAGTGTTAACGAGGAGGAACAGGGATTATGGGTGGATACGGGCGCCTATTGCAGGTGGGGAACAAGGTCGAGAAGGGGGGCAGGGGTAATAAAAGTGGTGGTGCGCACAACACAGTCGTGCCGAGCACAGTGACCTAAAAGGGTATTGCTAGGGTTCGGTTGGGAGCGGCTCAACTCACGTAAGCACGTGTCTCTCGTGCACAAGACTGGTCCAGTTGCTTCTCCAGTTGCTTCTCGCCCAGCGGGAACACTGATACAGGAACTTGACGCTGGTTTCCAACGTCGTCTCGATCTCACACTCGGGCTCATACTGGATCCAGGTCTTCCACTGGTGCGCGACCAACCAGCGAGTAACATAGTTGTCGTCATCAGCGT includes the following:
- a CDS encoding polysaccharide synthase Cps1p encodes the protein MAELMGFIIPNLDFIWSAKFWFYFHIVIWLHRYVRLLVHCVSHWTYKSVQPKKDPKFTSADVTVVIPTIHNQFEELRTSLESILACKPAKLILVTTWNKYEALTAMAATLRKPACDHPIKIEVLHVDKANKRLQVCKALEDNHVETEITVMADDDVEWPSTLMPWLLAPFEDDQIGGVGTCQRVKRIDGDLATRIFNWLGAAYIERRNFEISATHNIDGGTSCMSGRTGAYRSRILKGYPFLSGFKSEKWGKYILNADDDNYVTRWLVAHQWKTWIQYEPECEIETTLETSVKFLYQCSRWARSNWRSNWTSLVHERHVLTQQPWCTYALHIATFTSLAFVVDPLLLCSCWWATEGWHANDRYTLLAAEIVFMFGFTKVVKLVGLFRKNPRDLIYLPVSILFGYFHGLIKLYALFTLKHTSWGSRADGDEHNTFRLQEKPPRSQTMLTPSGPGLDDLSEKPLRGSRKTGGVTQSRRLTTTGTAVSHNTCEHTDGGTAAVPTDLSPPSLQG